Proteins encoded together in one Bacteroides ovatus window:
- a CDS encoding ATP-binding protein: MSQVKGIPYGISDFNRMRNENFYFVDKTMYLPLIEEMPSYLFLIRPRRFGKSLFLSMMRTYYDIIQKDNFDKYFGDLWIGSRPTKQHNSFQVLFFDFSKAGCSLPGADLMSSFNEYCSIIINQFAHAYASYYDEDFKSTVESIESAKAKLSYIEVKAKEKGYPLYLIIDEYDNFTNVILSEHGQKMFHDLTHASGFYREYFKQFKGMFDRIFLMGVSPITLDDLSSGYNIDWNISTDSRFNAMIGFDETEVREMLRYYQQNGKLVGDVEAMITEMKPWYDNYCFARTSLDNDRVFNCDMTLYYLRNQIDFHRPPENMVDKNIRTDYSKLKMLARIDHDNTHEGSRMSTIEEIAAKGEILVDLHTSFPSEKIADIENFRSLLYYYGLLTMCGTRGDRLKMCIPNNCVREQYLGFLRDYYQQAHTLNLSHLKDLIDDFAFDGHWQPFFETIARAYRENSSIRDAIEGERNLQGFLKAYLAIASYYLVQPELEMNYGYCDFFLLPDKMRYSDIEHSYILELKYATRTATNAELEAQAEEGRQQLLRYSKDKVVQKLATGTTLHLLLIQFQGWDMVKCEEINASAIHPSE; the protein is encoded by the coding sequence ATGAGCCAAGTGAAAGGAATACCATACGGAATATCCGACTTCAACCGGATGCGGAACGAAAACTTCTATTTCGTCGATAAAACCATGTATCTGCCCCTTATCGAGGAAATGCCCAGTTACCTTTTCCTTATTCGTCCGAGACGTTTCGGAAAAAGCTTATTCCTAAGCATGATGCGTACTTATTACGACATAATACAGAAGGATAACTTCGACAAGTATTTCGGTGACTTATGGATAGGAAGCCGTCCAACCAAACAACATAACAGTTTCCAAGTCCTTTTCTTCGACTTCTCAAAAGCAGGCTGCTCACTGCCGGGAGCAGATTTGATGAGTAGCTTTAATGAATATTGCAGTATCATCATCAACCAGTTTGCCCATGCATACGCATCTTATTATGATGAAGATTTCAAGTCAACAGTAGAAAGCATTGAAAGCGCTAAAGCAAAATTATCATATATAGAAGTAAAGGCTAAAGAAAAAGGATATCCTCTCTATCTGATAATTGACGAATATGACAACTTTACCAACGTCATATTGAGCGAACACGGACAGAAAATGTTCCATGACCTGACTCATGCCAGCGGCTTCTACCGTGAATACTTCAAGCAGTTCAAAGGTATGTTTGACCGAATTTTCCTAATGGGAGTCAGCCCTATCACACTGGATGATTTATCTAGCGGGTATAATATTGACTGGAATATATCGACTGATTCCCGTTTTAATGCCATGATAGGATTTGATGAAACTGAAGTACGTGAAATGCTCCGTTATTACCAACAAAATGGAAAGCTGGTCGGTGATGTAGAAGCGATGATTACAGAAATGAAACCGTGGTATGACAATTATTGCTTCGCCAGAACATCTTTGGACAACGACCGTGTGTTTAATTGCGATATGACTTTATACTATTTACGTAACCAAATTGATTTTCACCGTCCACCCGAAAATATGGTAGACAAGAATATCCGTACGGATTACAGTAAACTGAAAATGCTGGCACGCATTGACCACGACAACACCCATGAGGGAAGCCGCATGAGTACTATCGAAGAAATTGCGGCAAAAGGTGAAATACTGGTAGACTTACATACTTCGTTCCCGTCAGAAAAGATAGCAGATATAGAGAACTTCCGAAGCCTGCTCTATTATTATGGTTTACTTACCATGTGCGGCACCCGTGGCGACCGTCTGAAAATGTGCATACCTAACAATTGTGTGCGCGAGCAGTACCTTGGATTCTTGCGCGACTACTATCAACAGGCCCATACCCTGAATCTTTCACATCTGAAAGACTTGATAGATGATTTCGCCTTCGATGGTCATTGGCAACCATTCTTCGAAACCATCGCCCGTGCCTATCGGGAGAACTCTTCCATACGTGATGCGATAGAAGGGGAAAGAAACCTGCAAGGTTTCCTAAAAGCCTATCTTGCCATTGCTTCTTATTATCTCGTACAGCCGGAACTGGAAATGAACTATGGCTATTGTGACTTCTTCCTATTGCCGGACAAAATGCGTTATTCCGATATAGAACACAGCTATATCCTGGAGTTGAAATACGCTACACGTACAGCTACCAATGCTGAACTTGAAGCCCAAGCAGAAGAAGGAAGACAGCAACTGTTGCGATACAGTAAGGATAAAGTTGTGCAGAAACTGGCTACTGGAACGACACTTCACCTATTATTAATTCAGTTCCAAGGTTGGGATATGGTGAAATGTGAAGAAATAAATGCTTCTGCTATTCATCCTTCGGAATAA
- a CDS encoding rhamnogalacturonan acetylesterase yields the protein MKNKLFPYICWLTAITFSLQLQAQNKVSAPMADVNQVVDNTLDSLNKARTSRPEAGSSRKGDNPVLFLVGNSTMRTGTLGNGNNGQWGWGYFAGEYFDSNRITVENHALGGTSSRTFYNRLWPDVIKGVRPGDWVIIELGHNDNGPYDSGRARASIPGIGKDTLNVTIKETGVKETVYTYGEYMRRFIQDVKAKGAHPILFSLTPRNAWEDKDSTIITRVNKTFGLWAKQVAEEQGVPFIDLNDISARKFEKFGKNKVKYMFYIDRIHTSAFGAKVNAESAADGIRAYEGLELANYLKPIEKDTVTGSSRKDGRPVLFTIGDSTVRNEDKDKNGMWGWGSVIADEFNLNKISVENRAMAGRSARTFLDEGRWDKVYNALQPGDFVLIQFGHNDAGDINVGKARAELRGSGDESKVFLMEKTSKYQVIYTFGWYLRKFIMDVQEKGAIPIVLSHTPRNKWKEGKIERNTESFGKWTREAAEATGAYFIDLNKISADKLEKVGIKKAITYYNHDHTHTSLKGAHMNAKSIAKGLKKTDCPLKEYLK from the coding sequence ATGAAAAACAAATTATTCCCGTATATATGTTGGCTGACAGCCATTACGTTCAGTTTGCAACTGCAAGCGCAAAATAAAGTTTCCGCTCCCATGGCAGATGTCAATCAGGTGGTTGACAACACGCTGGATAGCCTGAATAAAGCACGTACCTCGCGACCGGAAGCCGGTTCCAGCCGGAAAGGTGACAACCCTGTTCTGTTTCTGGTAGGTAATTCGACCATGCGTACCGGAACTTTAGGCAATGGCAACAACGGACAATGGGGATGGGGCTATTTTGCTGGTGAATATTTCGATTCCAACCGGATTACTGTTGAGAATCATGCGTTGGGAGGTACCAGCAGCCGTACTTTCTACAACCGTCTTTGGCCGGATGTAATCAAAGGTGTACGCCCCGGAGACTGGGTTATCATCGAATTGGGACACAATGACAATGGTCCTTATGACAGCGGACGTGCCCGCGCCTCTATTCCGGGAATCGGCAAAGATACGCTGAACGTAACCATCAAAGAGACCGGAGTGAAAGAAACCGTATATACATACGGGGAATATATGCGCCGTTTTATTCAGGATGTAAAAGCAAAAGGTGCTCATCCGATCCTATTCTCGCTTACTCCCCGCAATGCCTGGGAAGATAAAGACAGCACCATCATCACACGTGTCAACAAGACTTTCGGATTGTGGGCAAAGCAAGTAGCCGAAGAACAGGGGGTTCCTTTTATTGATTTGAATGATATCAGTGCCCGCAAATTCGAGAAGTTCGGTAAGAATAAGGTGAAATATATGTTCTACATCGACCGTATACACACAAGTGCTTTCGGTGCTAAAGTCAATGCGGAATCTGCTGCGGATGGAATACGTGCTTATGAGGGACTGGAATTGGCCAATTATCTAAAGCCCATTGAGAAAGATACTGTAACAGGTTCCAGCCGTAAAGATGGACGTCCGGTATTGTTTACCATCGGAGACAGTACGGTCCGAAATGAGGATAAAGACAAAAATGGTATGTGGGGTTGGGGAAGCGTAATCGCCGACGAGTTCAATCTGAATAAAATATCTGTAGAAAACCGTGCCATGGCAGGACGCAGTGCCCGCACTTTCCTGGACGAAGGTCGTTGGGATAAGGTATATAATGCTTTGCAACCGGGAGACTTCGTTCTGATTCAGTTCGGACATAATGATGCAGGAGATATTAATGTAGGAAAGGCCCGTGCCGAATTACGTGGTTCCGGTGACGAGAGCAAAGTATTTTTAATGGAAAAGACCAGTAAGTATCAGGTTATTTATACGTTTGGCTGGTATCTTCGGAAGTTCATCATGGACGTTCAGGAGAAAGGCGCCATTCCCATCGTTTTAAGCCATACTCCACGCAACAAATGGAAAGAGGGAAAGATAGAACGCAACACAGAGTCTTTCGGTAAATGGACACGTGAAGCAGCTGAAGCTACCGGGGCTTATTTCATTGATTTAAATAAAATTAGTGCCGATAAATTGGAAAAGGTTGGTATCAAGAAAGCGATTACCTACTATAATCATGATCATACGCACACTTCCTTGAAAGGAGCGCACATGAATGCGAAAAGCATTGCTAAAGGGTTGAAAAAGACCGATTGTCCATTAAAAGAGTATTTGAAATAA
- a CDS encoding glycoside hydrolase family 88 protein, whose amino-acid sequence MKKPLFLLFTGLLLSCLIPVHTVAAQELPTQKETLENIIKVNDYFMKKYADYTTPSFYGRVRPSNIWTRGVYYEGLMALYSIYPREDYYKYTYDWADFHKWGMRNGNTTRNADDHCCGQAYIDIYKICPSDPNMIRNIKASIDMVVNTPQVNDWWWIDAVQMAMPIFAKFGKMTGEQKYYDKMWDMYYYTRSQHDKTGMFNPKDGLWWRDQDFNPPYKEPNGEDCYWSRGNGWVYAALVRVLDEIPSDEKHRQDYINDFLTMSKALKKCQREDGFWNVSLHDPTNFGGKETSGTALFVYGMAWGVRNGLLDRKEYLPVLLKAWNAMVKDAVHPNGFLGYVQGTGKEPKDGQPVTYKSVPDFEDYGVGCFLLAGTEVYKLK is encoded by the coding sequence ATGAAGAAACCACTATTCTTACTCTTTACAGGATTGCTTCTTTCTTGTCTGATACCAGTCCATACGGTCGCAGCACAAGAACTCCCGACACAAAAAGAGACTTTAGAGAATATCATAAAGGTTAATGACTACTTTATGAAAAAGTATGCCGATTACACTACTCCCAGTTTTTACGGTCGTGTACGTCCCAGCAATATATGGACGCGTGGTGTATATTATGAAGGATTGATGGCTCTCTATTCTATTTATCCGCGTGAGGATTATTATAAGTATACTTACGACTGGGCCGATTTCCACAAATGGGGAATGCGCAACGGCAATACTACCCGTAATGCGGACGACCATTGTTGCGGACAGGCGTACATTGATATCTATAAAATCTGCCCGTCAGACCCGAACATGATTCGGAATATCAAAGCAAGTATCGATATGGTGGTGAACACCCCGCAGGTGAACGACTGGTGGTGGATTGATGCTGTGCAAATGGCAATGCCTATCTTCGCTAAATTCGGAAAGATGACCGGAGAACAGAAATACTACGATAAGATGTGGGATATGTACTACTACACACGCAGCCAACACGATAAAACGGGTATGTTCAACCCCAAAGACGGCCTGTGGTGGCGCGATCAGGATTTTAATCCTCCATATAAAGAGCCGAATGGCGAAGATTGCTATTGGAGTCGTGGAAACGGATGGGTATATGCTGCCTTGGTACGTGTATTGGATGAGATTCCTTCTGATGAGAAACACCGTCAGGACTATATCAATGATTTCCTGACCATGAGCAAGGCTTTGAAGAAATGTCAGCGTGAAGATGGTTTCTGGAATGTCAGTCTTCACGACCCGACGAACTTCGGAGGAAAAGAGACTTCCGGTACAGCCTTATTTGTTTATGGTATGGCTTGGGGAGTCCGCAACGGATTGCTCGACCGTAAAGAGTATCTTCCCGTCCTTTTAAAAGCATGGAACGCTATGGTGAAAGATGCCGTACATCCGAACGGATTCCTGGGATATGTGCAGGGAACAGGCAAAGAGCCTAAAGACGGACAGCCGGTTACTTATAAGAGTGTGCCCGACTTTGAAGACTACGGAGTCGGTTGTTTCCTGCTTGCCGGAACAGAAGTTTATAAATTAAAATAA
- a CDS encoding rhamnogalacturonan lyase yields MKCITLFFSFCLIAIFSIAQPNYDFSKLKRERLGRGVIAIRENPSTVAVSWRYLSSDPMNESFDIYRNDEKINKHPLKDATFFQDAYAGTESVLYTVKAREGKTESSYQLPANAPLGYLNIPLNRPEDGTTPSGQNYFYAPNDASIGDVDGDGEYEIILKWDPSNAHDNSHDGYTGEVYVDCYKLSGKLLWRINLGRNIRAGAHYTQFMVFDFDGDGKAEVVMKTADGTVDGTGKVIGDAQADYRNEQGRILTGPEYLTVFNGLTGEAMQTIDYVPVRGDLMGWGDSRGNRSDRFLACVAYLDGIHPSVVMCRGYYTRTVLAAFDWDGKELKQRWVFDSNNPGCKDYAGQGNHNLRVGDVDGDGCDEIIYGSCAIDHNGKGLYTTKMGHGDAIHLTHFDPSRKGLQVWDCHENKRDGSTYRDAATGEVLFQIKDNTDVGRCMAADIDPTQPGVEMWSVASGGIRNVKGEVVKDRVRGLSCNMAVWWDGDLLRELLDRNMVSKYNWEKGVCERIAIFEGTLSNNGTKANPCLQGDIVGDWREEILMRTADNTALRLYVSTIPTDYRFHTFLEDPIYRISIATQNVAYNQPTQPGFYFGPELQGTVFRGCKIPKK; encoded by the coding sequence ATGAAGTGCATAACTCTTTTTTTTAGTTTCTGCCTGATAGCTATCTTCTCGATAGCCCAGCCAAACTATGACTTTTCGAAGTTGAAACGCGAACGTCTGGGACGTGGTGTAATTGCTATCCGAGAGAATCCGTCTACTGTGGCTGTTTCCTGGCGTTATTTGTCTTCCGACCCGATGAATGAATCTTTTGATATTTATAGGAACGATGAAAAGATAAACAAACACCCGTTGAAGGATGCCACTTTCTTTCAGGATGCCTATGCAGGGACAGAATCTGTACTTTATACCGTGAAAGCAAGGGAAGGTAAAACGGAAAGTAGCTATCAATTACCGGCAAATGCCCCATTGGGTTATCTGAATATTCCGTTGAACCGCCCCGAAGATGGTACGACTCCGTCAGGGCAAAACTATTTTTATGCTCCGAATGATGCCAGTATCGGTGACGTGGACGGTGATGGCGAATATGAGATTATTCTGAAATGGGACCCGAGTAATGCACATGATAATTCACATGACGGCTATACGGGAGAAGTATATGTTGATTGCTATAAGTTGAGCGGAAAACTATTATGGCGTATTAATCTGGGACGTAACATACGTGCCGGTGCACACTACACCCAGTTTATGGTGTTCGATTTCGATGGTGACGGCAAAGCGGAAGTAGTGATGAAGACCGCGGACGGAACGGTGGATGGAACAGGAAAAGTGATTGGGGATGCGCAGGCTGACTATCGGAATGAACAAGGACGTATCCTGACCGGACCGGAATATCTGACAGTTTTTAACGGATTGACAGGAGAAGCGATGCAAACAATTGATTATGTGCCCGTAAGAGGAGACTTGATGGGTTGGGGAGACAGTCGTGGTAATCGCAGCGACCGTTTTCTGGCCTGCGTTGCCTATCTCGACGGCATACACCCAAGCGTAGTGATGTGTCGTGGATATTATACACGTACTGTTTTGGCTGCTTTTGACTGGGATGGAAAGGAGCTGAAACAACGTTGGGTATTCGACAGTAATAATCCCGGTTGTAAAGATTATGCCGGACAAGGAAACCATAACCTGCGGGTAGGTGACGTGGACGGTGACGGATGCGATGAGATCATCTACGGTTCATGCGCCATAGACCATAACGGTAAAGGACTCTACACCACGAAAATGGGACACGGCGATGCCATTCATCTGACTCATTTCGACCCCTCTCGTAAAGGGCTGCAAGTATGGGATTGTCATGAAAATAAACGTGATGGTTCTACCTATCGGGATGCAGCTACCGGAGAAGTTCTATTTCAGATTAAAGACAATACAGATGTAGGGCGTTGTATGGCAGCTGATATTGACCCGACTCAACCGGGCGTTGAAATGTGGTCTGTTGCTTCCGGAGGAATAAGGAATGTGAAAGGAGAGGTGGTAAAAGACCGGGTAAGAGGTTTATCCTGTAATATGGCTGTTTGGTGGGATGGAGATTTGTTGCGTGAATTGTTGGATAGAAATATGGTCAGCAAATATAATTGGGAAAAAGGAGTGTGTGAGCGCATAGCCATTTTTGAGGGAACTCTTTCCAATAATGGAACCAAAGCGAATCCTTGCCTTCAGGGAGATATCGTAGGTGACTGGCGCGAAGAAATACTGATGCGTACAGCTGATAATACAGCTTTACGGCTTTACGTCTCCACTATTCCTACCGACTATCGTTTTCATACTTTCCTCGAAGATCCGATTTATCGTATAAGTATCGCTACCCAGAATGTGGCTTATAATCAGCCTACACAGCCCGGATTCTATTTCGGACCGGAGCTTCAGGGCACTGTATTCAGAGGATGTAAAATACCTAAAAAATAG
- a CDS encoding glycoside hydrolase family 105 protein, translating into MNIRIITIALLLATLPVSAQKKKTVVNDSNTPLHLLQPAYQGTYGDLTPGQVKKDIDRVFAYIDKETPARVVDKNTGKLITDYTTMGEEAQLERGAFRLASYEWGVTYSALIAAAEATGDQRYMDYVQNRFRFLAEVAPHFKRVYEEKGTTDPQLLQILTPHALDDAGAVCAAMVKVRVKDRSLPVDGLIENYFDFIQNKEYRLADGTFARNRPQHNTLWLDDMFMGIPAVAQMSYYDKEQKDKYLAEAVRQFLQFADRMFIPEKGLYRHGWVESSTDHPAFCWARANGWAMLTACELLDVLPEDYPQRAKVMDYFRAHVRGVTALQSGEGLWHQLLDRNDSYLETSATAIYVYCLAHAINKGWIDAIAYGPVAHLGWHAVAGKINAEGQVEGTCVGTGMAFDPAFYYYRPVNVYAAHGYGPVLWAGAEMISLLKNQYPQMNDSAVQYYQVKQKTTAPIFAIDTEEKKD; encoded by the coding sequence ATGAATATTCGTATCATAACCATTGCTTTATTGCTGGCAACTTTGCCGGTTAGTGCACAGAAAAAGAAAACGGTAGTGAATGATTCAAATACTCCTTTGCATTTGCTGCAACCTGCTTATCAGGGCACTTATGGTGACCTGACACCCGGGCAGGTCAAGAAAGATATAGATCGTGTATTTGCTTATATTGATAAGGAGACTCCGGCACGCGTGGTAGATAAGAACACAGGTAAACTGATTACCGACTACACCACGATGGGAGAGGAAGCGCAACTGGAACGTGGTGCTTTCCGTCTGGCAAGTTACGAATGGGGAGTAACCTATTCAGCCTTGATAGCAGCTGCCGAAGCCACGGGCGATCAACGTTACATGGACTATGTGCAGAACCGTTTCCGCTTTCTGGCGGAAGTGGCGCCTCATTTTAAACGTGTGTACGAAGAGAAAGGTACAACAGACCCTCAACTGCTGCAAATCCTCACTCCTCATGCCCTGGATGATGCCGGGGCTGTGTGTGCAGCGATGGTGAAAGTCCGTGTGAAAGACCGCTCACTTCCTGTAGACGGATTAATTGAGAACTATTTTGATTTTATTCAGAATAAAGAATACCGGTTGGCAGATGGTACTTTTGCCCGCAATCGTCCGCAACATAATACACTTTGGCTGGATGATATGTTTATGGGTATTCCGGCAGTAGCACAAATGAGTTATTATGACAAGGAGCAAAAAGATAAATATCTGGCAGAAGCGGTGAGACAATTCCTGCAATTTGCCGACCGAATGTTTATCCCTGAAAAAGGATTGTATCGTCATGGATGGGTAGAAAGCAGTACCGATCATCCTGCCTTTTGTTGGGCGCGTGCCAATGGGTGGGCTATGCTGACAGCATGCGAATTGCTCGATGTATTGCCGGAAGATTACCCCCAACGTGCGAAAGTGATGGATTATTTCCGGGCTCATGTACGCGGAGTGACTGCCTTGCAAAGTGGAGAAGGGCTTTGGCATCAATTGCTCGACCGGAATGATTCTTATCTGGAGACGTCTGCTACGGCTATTTACGTATACTGTTTGGCGCATGCTATCAATAAAGGCTGGATTGATGCCATTGCTTATGGACCTGTCGCTCATTTGGGATGGCATGCCGTGGCCGGTAAGATCAATGCGGAAGGTCAGGTGGAAGGCACTTGTGTGGGTACGGGGATGGCTTTCGATCCTGCTTTTTATTACTATCGTCCGGTCAATGTATATGCGGCACATGGATACGGACCAGTGCTTTGGGCAGGTGCGGAAATGATCTCTCTATTGAAGAATCAGTACCCGCAGATGAATGACAGTGCCGTTCAGTATTATCAGGTGAAACAGAAGACGACTGCACCTATTTTTGCCATCGATACAGAAGAAAAGAAAGATTAA
- the rhaM gene encoding L-rhamnose mutarotase, translated as MKREAFKMYLKPGCEAEYEKRHAAIWPELKALLSKNGVSDYSIYWDKETNILFAFQKTEGEAGSQDLGNTEIVQKWWDYMADIMEVNPDNSPVSIPLPEVFHMD; from the coding sequence ATGAAACGAGAAGCTTTTAAAATGTATTTAAAACCCGGATGTGAAGCTGAATATGAGAAAAGACACGCTGCCATCTGGCCTGAATTGAAAGCATTGCTTTCCAAAAACGGAGTGTCGGACTATTCGATTTATTGGGATAAGGAGACCAATATCCTGTTTGCTTTCCAGAAAACGGAAGGTGAGGCCGGTTCGCAGGACTTGGGTAATACGGAGATTGTGCAGAAATGGTGGGACTATATGGCGGATATCATGGAAGTGAATCCGGACAACTCACCGGTGTCCATTCCTTTGCCGGAAGTATTCCACATGGATTGA